The Vicia villosa cultivar HV-30 ecotype Madison, WI linkage group LG1, Vvil1.0, whole genome shotgun sequence genome includes a region encoding these proteins:
- the LOC131637832 gene encoding uncharacterized protein LOC131637832 produces MATGRNVDINVLAMMRWTGAIGQAPQENVGYGGKDEFRAFGDFQRCNPPIFEGGYGPDKAHAWMREIEKIFQVVSCTDVQKVQFGTHILTKEADIWWSNTVWRFAIEGIEVTWTLFRDAFLGNYFPEDVRGKKEVRFLQLKRGGEQFREKLYDDMREQSGLEEKPSGGGASILIKCYRCGETGHKTVDCGVGLSRTCYSCGEQGHNCAMCDKPKKDQAKGKVFALSGAETTSKDKLI; encoded by the coding sequence ATGGCTAcgggaaggaatgttgacattaatgttttggcaatgatgaggtggactggtgcgattggacaagcgccgcaagaaaatgtcggttatggaggaaaggatgagttccgtgcttttggagactttcaaaggtgcaacccgccgatctttgaaggagggtatggaccggacaaagcgcacgcatggatgagagaaattgagaagatctttcaagtcgtgagttgtactgatgtacagaaggtacagtttggtactcacatcctgacaaaagaagctgacatttggtggagtaatactgtgtgGAGATTTGcaatagaaggtattgaagttacttggactctttttcgtgatgcatttttgggaaactattttccagaagatgtgcgtggaaagaaagaagtgaggtttctacaattgaaacgaggaggagaacagttccgtgagaaattgtatgatgacatgagggaacaatctggtcttgaagagaagccaagtgggggaggagcttctattctgattaagtgctacaggtgtggcgagacgggtcacaaaactgttgattgtggagttggtttGAGTAGGActtgctacagttgtggtgagcaaggacacaattgtgccatgtgcgataagccaaagaaggatcaagcgaaaggaaaagtgtttgcgttgtctggtgctgagactacttctaaggataagttaatctga
- the LOC131637806 gene encoding uncharacterized protein LOC131637806 codes for MSPIEESATSSFASKEPQDDSKPLWRFVTVVQNNDSAGGNKLWRCNFCQKEVRSSYSRVRFHLLKIAGEGVQVCPKVTDILLTDLNRICGEAENRLKPKHVPLPSSKPSQIPPVVPQKRRKSSIENAFNVDDRNQLRETIARMFYSGGLSFHLARNPYYVSSYSFAANHNLSGFLPPSYNALRTTLLKQERANIERLLQPIKSLWALKGVTLVSDGWTDVQRRPLINFIGICEGGPIFLKAVDGSNEYKDKHYMASIFIDVIKEVGPQNVVQIITDNAPVCKAAGMLIEAEFNHIFWTPCVVHTLNLALKNICAAKNIVGNENVYNECNWITEVVDDVSFIKTFIMTHSMALAIFNEFSTLKLLSIGETRFASMIVMLKRIKLLKTALQRMVISDQWSTYKEDNQPRAAHVKDLLLNDVWWDKIDYILSFTNPIYDMLRICDTDASTLHKVYEMWDSMIENVRAIIYRHEGIETTETSNVCPFYDVVYTILNSRWGKSCTPLHCLAHSMNPRYYSDVWLREAPNRIPPHQDSEVSNERNKCLKRYFPSSVERNKVYEEYGRFSSCSGPFASFDSIEGRYILDAKTWWVTHGSSTPCLQKIALKLLVQPCSSSCSERNWSTYSFIHSLKRNKMDPKRAEDLVYVHTNLRLLSRNEEGYKKGETKLWDISGDAHDPLDGVGIELAELSLDEPELEATMFFDDGNGGEETDTIRVSS; via the exons ATGTCTCCAATAGAAGAGAGTGCTACTAGTTCGTTTGCTTCAAAAGAACCCCAAGATGATAGTAAACCACTATGGAGATTTGTCACTGTGGTGCAGAATAATGATTCTGCAGGTGGAAACAAGCTTTGGAGGTGCAACTTTTGTCAAAAAGAGGTGAGGAGTTCATACTCTAGAGTGAGATTTCACTTATTGAAAATTGCTGGTGAAGGAGTTCAGGTATGTCCTAAGGTTACTGATATATTGTTGACTGATTTGAATAGAATATGTGGAGAGGCTGAGAATAGATTAAAGCCAAAACATGTTCCATTGCCTTCCTCTAAACCATCTCAAATCCCACCAGTAGTGCCACAAAAGAGAAGAAAGAGTAGTATAGAAAATGCCTTTAATGTTGATGATAGGAATCAGCTTAGAGAAACTATAGCAAGGATGTTTTATTCTGGTGGCTTATCTTTCCATCTTGCTAGAAATCCTTACTATGTTAGTTCTTATTCTTTTGCTGCTAATCACAACCTCAGTGGCTTCCTTCCTCCTAGTTATAATGCCCTAAGAACCACTCTTTTGAAGCAAGAGAGAGCTAATATTGAAAGGTTGCTTCAACCTATAAAATCTCTGTGGGCATTGAAGGGAGTTACATTGGTTTCTGATGGCTGGACTGATGTGCAAAGGAGACCTTTGATAAATTTCATTGGCATTTGTGAAGGAGGACCTATATTTTTAAAAGCTGTAGATGGCTCCAATGAATATAAAGACAAACATTATATGGCCAGCATATTTATAGATGTTATCAAGGAGGTAGGGCCACAAAATGTTGTGCAAATCATAACTGATAATGCTCCTGTTTGCAAGGCTGCAGGAATGTTAATTGAAGCTGAATTCAATCATATATTTTGGACACCTTGTGTGGTTCATACATTGAATTTAGCtttgaaaaatatttgtgcaGCTAAGAACATTGTTGGAAATGAAAATGTTTATAATGAATGCAATTGGATCACTGAAGTGGTTGATGATGTATCTTTTATCAAGACTTTCATTATGACTCACTCTATGGCATtggctatttttaatgaattttctaCTTTGAAATTGCTTTCTATTGGTGAGACGCGTTTTGCGTCAATGATAGTGATGCTAAAAAGAATCAAGCTGCTCAAAACCGCTTTGCAAAGGATGGTTATTAGTGATCAGTGGAGTACTTACAAGGAAGATAATCAACCAAGAGCTGCACATGTGAAGGACCTTCTTTTAAATGATGTATGGTGGGACAAAATAGATTACATCCTTTCTTTCACAAATCCCATATATGACATGCTTCGAATATGTGACACTGATGCTTCTACCCTTCATAAAGTATATGAAATGTGGGATTCTATGATTGAAAATGTAAGGGCAATTATTTATAGGCATGAGGGAATAGAAACAACGGAAACGTCCAATGTTTGCCCTTTTTATGATGTTGTTTATACCATACTCAATTCTAGATGGGGTAAGAGTTGCACTCCACTTCATTGTTTGGCACATTCAATGAATCCAAG gtATTATAGTGATGTGTGGCTTAGGGAAGCTCCAAATAGGATTCCTCCTCATCAAGATTCAGAAGTTTCTAATGAGAGGAACAAGtgtttgaaaagatattttccATCATCTGTTGAGAGAAATAAGGTGTATGAAGAATACGGCCGATTTTCATCTTGTAGTGGTCCTTTTGCTtcttttgactctattgaaggtaGGTATATATTAGATGCAAAAACTTGGTGGGTGACGCATGGATCTTCCACACCTTGTCTCCAAAAAATTGCTTTAAAGCTTCTTGTGCAGCCTTGTTCTTCATCATGTTCTGAGAGAAATTGGAGTACTTACtcttttattcattctttgaaaagaaataaaatggatCCAAAAAGGGCTGAAGATTTAGTTTATGTGCATACTAATCTTCGACTCTTGTCAAGGAACGAAGAAGGGTATAAGAAAGGAGAGACAAAGTTGTGGGACATTAGTGGAGATGCGCATGACCCGCTTGATGGTGTTGGAATTGAATTAGCTGAGTTATCTTTAGATGAACCGGAGTTGGAGGCTACAATGTTCTTTGATGATGGAAACGGAGGAGAGGAGACTGATACAATCCGTGTTTCTTCTTAA